One genomic region from uncultured Cohaesibacter sp. encodes:
- a CDS encoding low specificity L-threonine aldolase has translation MYFASDNWAGASEPIMNALMRHKDGYEPAYGDGPICESIEQRFQEIFETDCSVFVVGTGTAANALALSALTGPAGTVFCHKEAHIRVDECGAPEFLTSGARMWGLDGKHGKLSKEALQIGFQEVPHGVVHHGQPSAISLTQATEIGTLYSVEEITQLSAQAKDNGLAVHMDGARFANALVTLGVTPAEMTWKAGVDVLSFGATKNGAWCAEAVVFFNKDYAKDFIYRRKRAGQLFSKMRFAAAQFEGYFENDHWLDNAHHSNAMAARLVKGLEAMDHTRVAWPSGSNEVFAIVPKQAAQKATAAGAVFYDWPSFGLDPEECPGEDEVLLRLVSSFSTTTEEVDQFLDCLK, from the coding sequence ATGTATTTTGCCAGCGACAACTGGGCCGGAGCCTCCGAGCCTATTATGAACGCGTTGATGCGCCACAAGGATGGTTACGAGCCCGCCTATGGCGATGGCCCCATCTGCGAATCCATCGAGCAGCGTTTTCAGGAAATTTTCGAAACAGACTGTTCGGTCTTTGTTGTAGGTACGGGTACTGCCGCGAACGCATTGGCGCTTTCCGCCCTCACAGGCCCGGCCGGAACAGTCTTCTGCCACAAGGAAGCCCACATCCGTGTTGATGAATGCGGCGCACCGGAATTCCTCACCTCAGGCGCCCGCATGTGGGGACTGGATGGCAAGCATGGCAAACTGAGCAAAGAAGCGTTGCAAATCGGCTTTCAGGAAGTCCCCCATGGCGTGGTGCATCATGGTCAACCAAGCGCGATTTCCCTCACTCAAGCCACAGAGATTGGCACGCTTTATAGCGTCGAGGAAATCACCCAGCTCTCCGCACAGGCCAAGGATAACGGCCTTGCCGTGCATATGGATGGCGCCCGCTTTGCCAATGCCCTCGTTACTCTGGGTGTAACCCCTGCAGAGATGACATGGAAAGCCGGTGTCGACGTGCTCTCCTTTGGCGCCACCAAGAATGGCGCATGGTGCGCGGAAGCCGTGGTCTTCTTCAATAAAGACTATGCCAAGGATTTCATCTATCGCCGCAAACGCGCCGGCCAGCTCTTCTCGAAAATGCGCTTTGCAGCCGCCCAGTTTGAAGGGTATTTCGAAAATGACCATTGGCTGGACAATGCCCACCATTCCAACGCCATGGCAGCAAGGCTGGTCAAAGGACTTGAGGCTATGGATCACACCCGCGTCGCCTGGCCGAGCGGATCCAATGAAGTCTTTGCCATCGTTCCCAAACAGGCCGCTCAGAAAGCAACGGCTGCGGGTGCTGTTTTCTATGATTGGCCAAGCTTCGGCCTTGATCCGGAAGAATGCCCGGGCGAGGATGAAGTCCTGTTGCGCCTGGTCAGCTCTTTCTCGACCACAACAGAAGAAGTCGACCAGTTCCTTGACTGCCTGAAATAA
- a CDS encoding Hsp20 family protein produces MRHYDLTPLYRSTVGFDKLFSMLDTVTGPDSSTPSYPPYNIERLAENSYRISMAVAGFSEKDLSIEVKENALKVTGEKVIEEDEKEKDYLHRGIASRAFERQFQLADYMQVEGASMEHGLLHIDLKREIPEAMKPRQIEIRSSDSDNDPTVIEGSKH; encoded by the coding sequence ATGCGTCACTACGATCTTACTCCGCTCTATCGCTCTACTGTTGGCTTTGACAAGCTCTTCTCCATGCTGGACACCGTAACTGGCCCGGACAGTAGCACTCCATCCTATCCACCTTACAACATCGAACGTCTGGCTGAGAATTCCTATCGTATTTCGATGGCTGTTGCCGGTTTCTCCGAGAAGGATCTTTCCATTGAAGTGAAAGAGAATGCGCTCAAGGTAACCGGTGAGAAAGTTATCGAGGAAGACGAGAAGGAAAAGGACTATCTGCACCGTGGCATTGCCTCGCGTGCCTTTGAACGTCAGTTCCAGCTCGCCGACTATATGCAGGTTGAAGGGGCAAGTATGGAGCATGGTCTGCTTCACATCGACCTCAAACGTGAAATCCCTGAAGCCATGAAACCGCGCCAGATCGAGATTCGCTCGTCTGATAGCGATAATGACCCAACAGTCATTGAAGGCTCCAAGCACTAA